A genomic window from Solanum dulcamara chromosome 11, daSolDulc1.2, whole genome shotgun sequence includes:
- the LOC129874746 gene encoding lysine-specific demethylase JMJ18-like — MKGHPSRQAPKGENNIESSGSPRRRKVSAIWSPGEARRPILKEAPVYYPNYEEFKDPLGYIASIRHNAQQYGICRIVPPASWSPICPLREKNVWEHAKFSTRIQQVDLLQNREPMKKKKTRKRKRRWHSKTGSTRRQPRSLGSESNTHSESSDDKFGFQSGSDFTFEEFQTFAKEFKELYFGMKDTEVWKPSIEEIEGEYWRIIEKPTDEVEVYYGADLETGVFGSGFPLESSSPKASTLDQYATSGWNLNNLPRLPCSVLCFEECNISGVLVPWLYIGMCFSSFCWHVEDHHLYSLNYMHWGEPKIWYGVPGSHAAALEDAMRKHLPDLFEEQPDLLHELVTQLSPSVLKSEGVPVYRAVQNAGEFVLTFPRAYHSGFNCGFNCAEAVNLGPVDWLEHGLTAVELYSKQCRKTSLSHDKLLIGAASEAIRSLWELSAVKNLNSINLRWRSFCGENGMLTRAIKGRIEIEEERLERLLPLVQLQTMDKDFGLKDEQECFSCYYDLHLSAVKCKCSPGQFSCLKHANLMCSCEPENKTVLVRYNRDELKTLVQALEGKLDAVERWTSKDSDNYSLNRRQHNSVKQDSESDGLEMDPSMKNDGSSGLLREQNHNPKKQCSSCSDDATTSYALSDKKLFGVDLSRGSPSVQQNGTLDSEKDSLSTKISEQKLLYHVDPLSLGSIASGKLWCSKQAIFPKGFRSRVKFFDARNPEITSSYICEIVNGGLLGPLFKVSLEECPDTKFVGSSAQKCWEMVSHRVFEELKTKSNPGSQDLPPLQPDTESINGLGMFGLLSPQIVQSIEALDTNRQCLEYWNNKLKLKDECVNVKGPSGSSESTVDMARSSVVERGQCSGIKVATEEQRANYRSSDTELQLVLRRLLSKADPEELRIMHKILCSGSTSPEWRIAFATLSQEIQRKV, encoded by the exons ATGAAG GGACATCCTTCTAGACAGGCTCCAAAAGGTGAAAATAACATTGAGAGTTCAGGAAGCCCTCGTAGACGGAAG GTATCAGCAATATGGAGTCCTGGTGAAGCGCGTAGGCCCATCTTAAAGGAAGCTCCTGTGTACTATCCAAATTATGAG GAGTTCAAAGATCCACTTGGTTATATTGCAAGCATTCGCCACAACGCACAGCAATATGGCATATGCAGAATTGTACCACCTGCATCTTGGAGTCCAATCTGTCCACTTAGAGAGAAGAATGTGTGGGAACATGCTAAGTTCTCGACTCGAATCCAGCAAGTTGATTTACTTCAGAATAGGGAGcccatgaaaaagaaaaaaaccagGAAGAGGAAAAGACGATGGCACTCAAAGACGGGATCAACAAGGAGACAACCCCGATCTCTAGGTTCTGAATCAAATACTCATTCAGAAAGTAGCGATGACAAGTTTGGGTTTCAGTCAGGGTCTGACTTCACATTTGAGGAATTTCAGACATTTGCCAAAGAGTTTAAAGAGTTATATTTTGGGATGAAGGATACTGAGGTTTGGAAACCCTCCATTGAAGAAATTGAAGGTGAGTATTGGCGCATCATTGAGAAGCCAACAGATGAAGTTGAG GTGTATTATGGAGCTGATCTGGAAACCGGAGTATTTGGCAGTGGATTCCCTCTAGAATCTTCATCTCCAAAAGCTAGTACTTTAGATCAGTATGCAACTTCTGGTTGGAACTTAAACAACTTGCCACGCCTGCCATGTTCTGTATTATGCTTTGAGGAGTGCAATATCTCAGGAGTTCTGGTCCCATGGCTGTATATTGGAATGTGCTTCTCATCATTTTGTTGG CATGTTGAGGACCACCATCTTTATTCTCTGAATTATATGCATTGGGGTGAGCCGAAGATTTGGTATGGAGTGCCAGGAAGTCATGCTGCAGCCCTGGAGGATGCAATGAGAAAGCACTTGCCAGATCTGTTTGAGGAACAACCTGATTTGCTTCACGAACTA GTGACTCAGTTGTCTCCTTCAGTTTTGAAGTCAGAGGGTGTACCAGTGTACCGCGCTGTTCAGAATGCAGGGGAGTTTGTGCTCACATTCCCAAGAGCCTATCATTCTGGATTTAACTGTGGGTTCAACTGCGCAGAGGCTGTTAATCTAGGCCCTGTTGATTGGTTAGAGCATGGACTAACTGCTGTGGAGCTCTACAGTAAGCAATGTCGTAAAACCTCGCTTTCACATGATAAGTTGCTTATAGGAGCAGCTAGTGAAGCTATCCGATCACTGTGGGAGCTCTCAGCTGTTAAGAATCTTAACAGTATAAACTTAAGATGGAGAAGTTTTTGTGGGGAGAACGGCATGCTAACTAGAGCTATTAAG GGTAGAATTGAGATAGAGGAGGAAAGACTGGAGCGTCTTTTACCTCTTGTACAACTTCAGACAATGGACAAAGATTTTGGCTTGAAAGATGAGCAGGAATGCTTTTCCTGCTACTATGACTTACACTTGTCTGCAGTTAAATGCAAGTGTTCCCCGGGGCAGTTTTCATGCCTTAAACATGCCAATCTTATGTGTTCCTGTGAACCAGAGAACAAAACAGTTCTCGTCCGTTACAACAGGGATGAACTAAAAACACTGGTACAAGCATTGGAGGGGAAATTAGATGCCGTTGAACGATGGACTTCCAAGGATTCTgataattattctttaaataGGAGGCAGCATAACTCTGTGAAGCAAGATTCAGAGAGTGATGGATTGGAAATGGATCCCTCAATGAAAAATGATGGTTCATCAGGTTTGTTGAGAGAACAAAATCATAATCCAAAGAAGCAGTGCAGCTCATGCTCTGATGATGCGACCACCTCGTATGCTTTGAGTGACAAGAAGTTATTTGGGGTTGATCTTTCCAGGGGTTCTCCTAGTGTTCAACAAAACGGAACACTTGACTCAGAAAAGGATTCCCTGAGCACCAAGATTTCTGAACAAAAGCTTTTGTACCATGTTGACCCTCTAAGTTTAGGGTCAATTGCCTCGGGAAAGCTTTGGTGCAGTAAGCAGGCAATATTCCCTAAAG GATTTAGAAGTCGTGTTAAGTTCTTCGATGCACGCAATCCCGAGATAACTAGTAGCTATATATGTGAGATCGTGAATGGTGGGCTCCTTGGACCTCTATTCAAG GTTAGCTTAGAAGAGTGTCCAGATACGAAGTTTGTGGGTTCATCAGCGCAGAAATGCTGGGAAATGGTCTCGCATAGAGTCTTTGAAGAACTAAAAACGAAATCAAATCCAGGAAGTCAAGATCTGCCACCATTGCAACCTGACACAGAAAGCATCAATGGTCTTGGAATGTTTGGGTTACTCTCCCCACAGATAGTTCAG TCCATTGAAGCTCTTGATACAAACCGTCAATGTCTGGAGTACTGGAACAACAAGCTCAAACTCAAGGACGAGTGTGTAAATGTCAAAGGGCCATCAGGTTCATCGGAGAGTACTGTTGACATGGCAAGATCTTCTGTGGTGGAAAGAGGTCAGTGTTCAGGAATCAAGGTGGCTACAGAGGAGCAGCGTGCTAATTATCGTTCATCTGACACCGAGTTACAGTTAGTACTTAGGCGGCTTCTGAGTAAAGCAGATCCGGAAGAGCTGAGAATAATGCACAAGATCTTGTGCAGTGGATCGACAAGTCCCGAGTGGAGAATAGCATTTGCAACATTGAGTCAAGAGATCCAGAGGAAAGTGTAA